The Silene latifolia isolate original U9 population chromosome X, ASM4854445v1, whole genome shotgun sequence genome contains the following window.
gtctagtaactgtttcttgggggtttttgtggtttgttctaaactaaggagattaaaagagaaagagaacaAGAGAAATTAACAGGTAGAGAGAAATAgttaggacagtcggttcaccatggttttctaggaaTCTAATCTAGGGTCATAAGTCAGCATaaactcggtctgcagggtaatgaaaaggtcctcttGGTCCACTATtcaccctaaaacattactagcttagctttcacccacactagcatgccctaatgttcattgcaggtcttacccattccaatctctcgatctaggtcaaggtgtaccaattCAATTAGCCAAATacgtcgactcaagcaactaattgctattaaatgcagtgattaacaacacaaacctaatttgCACCAAgccctaatcacctattcataattcctaaattaccatggctcccctatgtcctagtataggaggattagctatgcatgactatgaaggaattaatgataacaaacaagacaaacagaTTCGACATAATGATAGATTGCTAAACTAATCAAGAGAGTGAATAATAAAGAGGAAGTAAAAGAACAAGAATAATAATCGCAATAAAAGTTAATTCCAATAAACATTAGAGATACCGAATACAAGAGAGATCCAAGCAATAGAGTAGTTAGGTCTAGAGAGTAAAATTCCAAGAGAAGGAAtgaaagagaagagaagagaataaGTGTCTCAAGACTGCCGTCCCTCCTTCAATTTATTCCTAGATATAAAAGAATATCCGAAAATTAACTAAAGTTTGCGTATCAGActacacctctcgatcgagtagaaataaactactcgatcgaggacaaaacttaacaaacctctcgatcgagtaacacaagtactcgatcgaggacttcaacaaacacctttctcgatcgagtaaagggagGACTCGATGGAGGTCTTTCTTCATCCATAggagctcgatcgaatggttttgacaaccaatcttggtcgatcgagagcAATAACACCATATTAGTGTAGGTGCACTCAAGGCATCTTCCGTaaccacttcacgcatccttaGGCATCAATATCCGGGCTCCGAttattctttcttctttctttaaAATGCAAGCAAATGGggcaagtttaggctcgattatgctccttctggctcattcctgcaattaatacaagatagaccaaagtagactattcgggggacatttgtagctagatgccacataaataacatagaaatgtgtgcaaatatagggtaaaaaccatatataaaatgcacgcatcaaacctccccaagccaaacctttgcttgtccccaagcaaactaataaatgcaactaaagacaactagtggaacgggaccaacttaccagctacaaattgtccaccaaagccaatttaatgcaacaactaacaaagtggcgaaaagtaagtgcaaacgagttaaataaaTGCTTTAAACTAtcgaaccgtcgaccttgcaagactcatatatatcggactctcactggtcgctcatcacacaaattaagcacaaggtgagtatgAAAGAATGAgaaagaaagaagtaaagacactcaactaactcgacctataagaacatgtatGCAGCTGacatgaaaccgatttctaccgaccgtacatatgcattccaacccaTCAGGACCAAGACACACGCTGAGGAGTTACATATAACGTGAGGTGAGGCacttgggtaagaaggggcaaaatagatttggataagtggaggAAAAGCCAAGCAGTACAACCAAAACCAAATAATCATCACATTCCGCTTCATTACTCCATATAAAACACAAAACCGTGCCATTGTGGCAATACATAACTCACATCAACAAAAGACTCCCTATAAAAAAGTAATGATAAACATGGGAGTATTATTCAAcgatctttttctttttctttctttcaaatctcttttttttttcatttcgcttttcttctttttcattcacTACCAACTTCAGATCTTTCGAAGCGAAGCAAATCTGACATGAATAACAGCATACCCATGGTAACCACgcaactagcttgacaaggaaggctaaatttggatgtagttagggGGTCAaatggcaaatttggctaatgtgaagttaAAGGGTAGTAATGGAAGaagggttgtaagttacctctccatgtgtgtcaccaccgcaaaccgaatgcatacaggtaccgaGAAAAAGGGCGTCATGCacatgcaaattgatgttacatgtcttatagagagtactgctcacatcctatatgaaactggtcatgaatgtcaccagtttatcaagctctaaaccttagaatgtttatgtagcttgccaataagaGAGTCAGGTCTATTCATTCAGATAAGTTTAAactaaaaactcgtagattatgcacattaccatgacaacaagaatgttaagaatatgcaaggcaagggtaaaagACATAAAGTAGCATAAAAGTTCCATCATACCGACTCAACCTAAatacaaaagtaaacgtgaagtttttgaattttatgaagttttgaattttttatgggatttttgtaattaaaataagcaatgcatgcgaaaataaatgaAACGTGCAAATTGAAGTGCATTGAAGACAATATGcgaacacagatatggatgcataccctccccaaaccaaaccgtacaatgccctcattgtaccaaaaatagggaaacgaaatgcaaactgaagagaaaagaagaggtaaggtcggaaaacttacaagatgacgTGAAgtaacgacctccccaaaccagccagcaacatgggaggtcgtaaATAGCCCCGTAATAACCTCGCAGAACACGAGGCATAGCAGcagaactcgatcgaggaatagggcgttcgatcgagtggattgggTTAGCAGAAGTGTTTGATCGAAGAGAGGGAGGCTCTTGATTGAAATGTTCTCTtttgtaggtactcgatcgaagaaaagaagcattcgatcgagcaaatttGGCAGCAAAAGTGTTTGATCGAGAAGAGAGGGTACTCTATCGAACAGTGTTCATGAGAGTCCTGTAAAAACGCAACAAAGTTCTACGGGACTAACACAATAGCTCTAATGTTCAGCCTATAGTTCAGAAAACTAACAACTAAAGCACACAAAAACGAAATAAATGTtttaacaaaagtacaacaaattacaagccgggttgcctcccggatagcgcaggtttaagaggtcccacaCGACCTTTTGACTTCAATTATCTGATTTATCTGGATTGTCTAAGTAGAGGACCTCGACCTTGCCAACCACGTCATTTACATGAaagtaatgcttcacatactgGCCATTTACTTTAAATCTTTCGCCCTCAGAATTCTCTAattcaacggacccaaatttGGTGACAGCAGTCACTGtgtaagggccactccacctggacttcagcttactaGGGAAcaagcgcagtcgggcattaaacaacaacaccttctgcccgacttGGAATTCTCGAGGTATAATccgtttgtcgtgccatctcttcgttttctctttgtaaatacgcgagctatcataggcattaagcctaaactcttccagctTATCTAGCTGCAACAAAAGATTctcaccacacaacttaggattataatttaattcacgaatggcccaccaagccttacactctaattcaacaggtaaatgacaagacttTCCATTAACCAACAGATATGGTGATGCGACAATccgtgttttaaaggcagtccgatatgcccataatgtgtcatctaacttaagactccaatccttccgtgatttagaaataaccttggccaaaatctcttttatttccctattagagacctcaacctgaccactagtttggggatgataccccaaaccgcgacgatgttggacaccgacccTAGACAGTATAACTGTTAGTTTCTTTTcattaaagtgcattcccccatcactaatgacgaccctagggacaccaaattggggaaaaataatctttttaaacattttaatcacggtcttggcatcacagttaggtgaagcaatagcctccacccattttgacacatagtctacagctactaaaatatacctgttacctttattAGATGAGAATGGTcgttggaaatcaatgccccagaatcaaaaacctcgacctctagaatgccgttttgtggcatctcatgtctcttaaaAATATTTCCCGAGcgctggcaagcatcacaagctgcaACGAACACTTTAGCATCTGCAAACAAAGTAGGTCAATAGAAACCAGAttaaagtaccttagccacggtgcgcgacgGACCGTGGTGAGCGCCATAAGAGGAAGAATCACAGCCTTCCAAGattgctttggtctcccactgtggaatacaccatttgtaaagaccgtctgcacactccttaaataaataaggatcatcccagaagtattgCTTGGCGTTGTAAAGAAACCGCTTTCTCTACTGATAAGACATGTCAGGTGGCAACTCGCGAGTAACAACGTAGTTAGCCAACTCTGCATACCATAGATCATGGTTGATTTGGGTTTCACAATATCACGATTTATATTTCCCCGGTGAACTcccgttactcaatcgagtatgaaaattactcgatcgagtggcctctactcgatcgagtgacaaagctactcgatcgagtagcctccgctagatcgagtcaCCGGAACTCAAAGGCTTACTATATCTCAAggttaactcgtaaggtttccgaaggtctagacaagtgtctaaggtcagtcaacgggtccctaaaaggacgggtattttAGTctctcccccttaaaaagaacttcgtccccgaagttccaactcATCATCCCCCACTACACAAGGTGAAACACGAACTAAGACACTGACAACCATCACCCCTGACAAGGACAAGCACATCCGTTCTTATATACCACCCATCCATGTACGGCCACcacacatcatcatcatctaccttagcaacACACTATCAAATATGATCTAATATCGAGTCAGCAAACATGCGTTATACGCGAGGACACACTAACACAACCGTTACTACCACATACTAACTGAATTTTAACCTTGTACGATTTCATACATCGCACACATCATACCTACCCGATACAACTATTTTATTTACCGATCACACAATTAGTCATCAACAACAATTAATTACTAATCACCAAAATACAGTAAATTATCACCACTTATACAACAAGCAAATTAGCATTCATTTGAAATTAATTCCACAATATTGATATCACTTCTTTAAATCATTTATATCACTCAGCAAGGTAACAATTCAATAAATTAACAACTTCGCTTAACATCCACAAGCATTACCACTACCCAGCTGGCGTACAAAGTTTAATCTTTTAATCAACAAAATGGTTAAGCAACTCGAAAATCAACGATACGATGGATTTTGTTAAAATTACTAACAATTACTCAAAATGTGATAAGTttgtcataatttgtcattttctcatgcgacattacacttcccctcttaaaaggaactttgtccccgaagttcagcttCAAGACGAACTACAAACATTACACGAAACGATAACCATATTCAATCTTGACATTACGAAACACTTGTATTATACGTTGAGACTAACAATTATCATGGTATCTCATTGACATTACATAGATAAAATGTTTGCATATGAACTACACATTAAATGTACATAACAACAAATACGCAAGTGAGATGTTCCGTCATCCAAGTAGTATACATGAACACCGAGAAACTCCTTAAATGACATTGCCCAAACATGTGTACTCGACACAACTAGTTGTAAACTCAAGTCCGCAACAAGAAATTATAACCACCGTTTAACATGGTActtcaagcaatttaattaagcATCCAAAAAGGGTGAAGATAATGGAATAATATTGATATTATATAAACTGCACCTGAAACATGACGACATGATTACCAACCATGACAATGAAACATATTATCAGCGAGATATACATAGCTGGTGTCAAGTAATACTTTTAAAAACCGGAAAATACCGCTAacagggggtactcgatcgagttagggaaccactcgatcgagttgaggctactcgatcgagttcagcagctactcgatcgagtatctcgaGTCCAGTAGTCAATTTAGACTTCCATAcgcagttactcgaccgagttaggggcactcgatcgagtaactgtagGTCAAGTTACTCTATATACAGGTTGTCATGCCAAGAAAACATAACTATCACCGGAGTTTCATCTCCACCATTGTCCACCTGCATAACAAGTTTCAAAATCCAaccaaatacggccttatggccaagtaCAAACCAAAGTATATCCAATGTACGAACAAAGACTGGTGGTTTTTGGTGAACAAAGACTGGTGTGATATATACCCTGATAAATATGCCCATTTCTTGCCAGAGGGACTATTTGATCATTCTCCTTGTCTGGTAAGAAGTACTAATAGTGTGCAGGGTAAGAGCAGTTTTAAATATCTGAATATGTGGGGCAGCTCTAAGGATTTTCTCGGTACTGTTAAGAATAGTTGGGAGAGGAGCATAGAGGGCACTCCTCTCTATAAACTGACCACAAATCTGAAGAGACTTAAGGCAGGACTGCTTGAATGAATAGGGATGCTTTTAGTGATATTGAAAGCAAGCGCCAAACTGCGGCAGGAGGTTGAGGGTTTACAAAAGCAACTGGGCATGGATCCTGATAATCAGCAGTTACAGCAGCAGGAGTATGAGGCCTCCCAGGAGCTTAAAATTAAGAGCTTGGCTAGAGACAACTTCCTTTATCAAAAGGCAAAGATTGTCTGGATTAAGGATGGTGACTCTAACAGTGCTTATTTTCATAATACAATCAAGCAGAGAAGGAATAAGAATAGAGTGATTATGATAGAGGAATAGGATGACAACATGTGTGATACTCCTGGACTGGTACAAAATGCTTTTCTGGATTATTATAAGCATCTCTTAAGCTCTAACCAAAGGATACAGAGAATTCACAGGAAGATCATTGATCAAGGCCCTAGGTGTTCTGAAGCTCATACT
Protein-coding sequences here:
- the LOC141620518 gene encoding uncharacterized protein LOC141620518 encodes the protein MAKYKPKYIQCTNKDWWFLVNKDWCDIYPDKYAHFLPEGLFDHSPCLVRSTNSVQGKSSFKYLNMWGSSKDFLGMLLVILKASAKLRQEVEGLQKQLGMDPDNQQLQQQEYEASQELKIKSLARDNFLYQKAKIVWIKDGDSNSAYFHNTIKQRRNKNRVIMIEE